In Candidatus Eisenbacteria bacterium, one DNA window encodes the following:
- a CDS encoding thiamine phosphate synthase, producing the protein MDAPRFYLISDRDRMGPNPAHVLLGLARQGLPAFQWREKDLSPLATYDHLCQLSVLLGAVGATTRILVNDRVDTAAALRIGVHLPEEGLPTRLARAQLGPGLPIGRSTHSIDAALRARDEGADFVTFGPVFETPSKLRMGLPQGVETLAAVVRACEGFPVLALGGITIERVRPCLDAGAHGVAVIGAIWGAQDPATAYREFADALGIPAER; encoded by the coding sequence GTGGACGCCCCGAGGTTCTATCTGATCTCGGACCGGGATCGCATGGGGCCGAACCCCGCCCATGTGCTGCTCGGCCTGGCGCGACAAGGGCTTCCCGCCTTCCAGTGGAGGGAGAAGGACCTGAGCCCCCTCGCCACCTACGACCATCTCTGCCAGTTGAGCGTCTTGCTGGGGGCTGTGGGGGCGACGACGCGGATTCTGGTCAACGACAGAGTCGACACGGCCGCCGCCCTGCGCATCGGCGTCCATCTGCCGGAGGAGGGCTTGCCGACGCGCCTCGCGCGCGCGCAGCTCGGCCCCGGACTGCCGATCGGAAGATCTACCCACTCGATCGACGCTGCCCTTCGCGCCCGCGACGAGGGCGCCGACTTCGTGACCTTCGGCCCCGTGTTCGAGACGCCCTCGAAGCTACGGATGGGGCTGCCCCAGGGGGTCGAGACTCTCGCCGCCGTCGTCCGGGCTTGCGAAGGATTCCCCGTCCTCGCGCTGGGCGGGATCACCATCGAGCGCGTGCGACCCTGCCTCGACGCGGGCGCCCACGGCGTCGCCGTGATCGGCGCGATCTGGGGGGCGCAGGATCCCGCCACGGCCTATCGAGAGTTCGCGGACGCGCTCGGGATCCCGGCCGAGCGATAG
- a CDS encoding thiazole synthase yields the protein MKAQGEFVPFRGVSPLRFAGREFLSRLLIGTGKYADFETMKKAFDASGAEIVTVAIRRVPLEEKGTGKCLLDHIDPKKYTLLPNTAGCYSVKDAVLTAQLAREALQTDLIKLEVIGDPNTLFPDNEGLLEAAKVLVKDGFTVLPYTIDDPIVCKKLEDAGCAAVMPLGAPIGSGLGIRNPYNIQIILETIKIPVLVDAGVGTASDCAIAMELGCDAVLLNTAIAGAKNPVAMARAMRLAVEAGRLAYESGRIERKLYATASSPLAGVVRAGGL from the coding sequence ATGAAAGCACAGGGCGAATTCGTCCCCTTCCGCGGGGTCTCCCCCCTCCGCTTCGCGGGGCGGGAGTTCCTGAGCCGGCTCCTGATCGGAACCGGCAAGTACGCCGATTTCGAGACGATGAAAAAGGCCTTCGATGCCTCCGGGGCCGAGATCGTCACGGTCGCGATCCGTCGCGTTCCACTCGAGGAAAAAGGCACCGGCAAGTGTCTGCTCGATCACATCGATCCGAAGAAGTACACGCTGCTTCCCAACACCGCAGGCTGCTACTCCGTGAAGGACGCCGTTCTAACGGCCCAGCTCGCGCGCGAGGCGCTTCAGACCGATCTGATCAAGCTCGAAGTGATCGGAGACCCCAACACGCTCTTCCCTGACAACGAGGGTCTCCTCGAGGCGGCGAAGGTCCTGGTCAAGGACGGCTTCACCGTGCTTCCCTACACGATCGACGATCCTATCGTGTGCAAGAAGCTCGAGGATGCCGGTTGCGCCGCCGTCATGCCTCTGGGCGCGCCGATCGGCTCCGGCCTTGGTATTCGGAATCCCTACAACATCCAGATCATCCTCGAGACGATCAAGATCCCCGTTCTGGTGGACGCGGGAGTGGGAACCGCCTCGGATTGCGCCATCGCCATGGAGCTGGGCTGCGACGCCGTCCTTCTGAACACGGCGATCGCGGGCGCCAAGAACCCCGTCGCGATGGCGCGCGCGATGCGGCTGGCCGTCGAGGCTGGGCGGCTTGCCTACGAATCCGGGAGGATCGAGCGGAAGCTGTACGCGACGGCCTCGAGCCCCCTGGCCGGCGTCGTGCGGGCCGGGGGCCTCTAG
- the thiS gene encoding sulfur carrier protein ThiS: MTVVINGEMRDMQAIRTVGDLLRALGISSSQGGIAIARNDAVVPRARWEATPVVEGDRFEIITAVQGG, encoded by the coding sequence ATGACGGTCGTCATCAACGGAGAGATGCGGGACATGCAGGCGATTCGAACCGTGGGCGACCTTCTCCGGGCATTGGGGATCTCGTCTTCGCAGGGAGGAATCGCGATCGCCCGCAACGATGCTGTCGTGCCCAGGGCGCGATGGGAGGCGACTCCCGTGGTCGAGGGAGATCGATTCGAGATCATCACTGCCGTGCAAGGAGGCTGA
- a CDS encoding tungsten formylmethanofuran dehydrogenase produces the protein MATQHPGAASIVTGVAIDSETLLALYEKMLRVYFIEERMKVFVRANKCSFHSSSRGHEKLQIAVAMALRPGKDWFFPYYREKALMVGLGMPLRDIFLHMLSREGDPCGNGRNMSEHFSSKALRVVSPTACTGTQYLAAVGMARAVKADGRDEIVYVSSGEGTTSQGEFFESLNWASREQLPVLFVIQNNGLAISVSQETQTGVHIHEISRSFNIRAIDVDGTRFTHLYSAMKPPLDAIRAGAGPLLVEAHVVRLDAHSSSDDHKKYRTEEELAEAARRDPLSHTEAALVRRGILTGERISELREKTKAEVDAAAEEADAYPYPDPTNLMSHIVSDLLPVVDEPEQAPLSPEPVTMIDAINHGLREEMERNPRILIWGEDVADPKGGVFGVTRGLGTAFPGRVENSPLAEASIVGVAQGMAIGGWKPVVEIQFGDYSFPAFMQMRNEIPTLRWRSQGAWTCPLVVRVPVGGYIRGGPFHSQCVEALYAHSPGWRVLYPSNAADAKGLIKSACRADDPVLFLEHKGLYRQVYSKSPEPGPDHLIPFGKARVARPGTDVTVIAWGSAVQRSIQASGEAEKEGVSVEVIDLRCIIPYDRETISESVTKTGRAIIAHEAILTGGFGGEIAAFIADACFASLDGPVKRVAARDSFCPFAPTLEAAVLPNQERILEAIREVAGF, from the coding sequence ATGGCAACACAACACCCAGGAGCCGCGTCGATCGTCACCGGAGTCGCGATAGACTCGGAGACCCTCCTCGCGCTCTACGAGAAGATGCTGCGCGTCTACTTCATCGAGGAGCGGATGAAGGTCTTCGTGCGCGCCAACAAGTGCTCCTTCCACTCCTCGAGCCGCGGGCACGAGAAGCTCCAGATCGCCGTCGCGATGGCCCTGCGACCCGGCAAGGACTGGTTCTTCCCCTACTACCGCGAAAAGGCCCTCATGGTCGGCCTGGGGATGCCCCTCAGAGATATCTTCCTCCACATGCTCTCGCGCGAGGGGGATCCGTGCGGCAATGGCCGCAACATGAGCGAGCATTTCTCCTCCAAGGCGCTCCGGGTGGTCTCCCCGACCGCCTGCACCGGCACTCAGTATCTCGCCGCCGTGGGCATGGCCCGGGCCGTGAAGGCGGATGGGCGGGACGAGATCGTCTATGTCTCCTCCGGTGAGGGAACGACCAGCCAGGGGGAGTTCTTCGAATCCCTGAACTGGGCGAGCCGCGAGCAGCTCCCGGTCCTCTTCGTGATCCAGAACAACGGTCTCGCGATCAGCGTCTCGCAGGAGACCCAGACGGGCGTGCACATCCACGAGATCAGCCGCTCGTTCAACATTCGCGCAATCGATGTCGACGGGACGCGGTTCACCCACCTGTACTCCGCCATGAAGCCGCCTCTCGACGCGATCCGCGCGGGCGCAGGCCCCCTTCTCGTCGAGGCCCATGTCGTGCGCCTGGATGCCCACTCTTCCTCGGACGACCACAAGAAGTACCGGACCGAGGAGGAGCTTGCAGAAGCGGCGCGGCGCGATCCCCTCAGCCACACGGAGGCAGCGCTCGTGCGCCGGGGGATCCTGACCGGCGAGCGGATCAGCGAACTGCGGGAGAAGACGAAGGCCGAGGTCGACGCCGCCGCCGAGGAAGCCGACGCCTATCCCTACCCCGATCCCACCAATCTGATGTCACACATCGTCAGCGACCTCCTACCGGTCGTGGACGAACCCGAGCAGGCGCCTCTCTCGCCCGAGCCGGTGACGATGATCGACGCGATCAATCACGGGCTCAGGGAGGAGATGGAGCGCAATCCGAGGATCCTCATATGGGGCGAGGACGTCGCCGATCCGAAGGGCGGCGTTTTCGGCGTGACCCGCGGTCTGGGAACCGCCTTTCCGGGCCGGGTCGAGAACTCCCCCCTGGCGGAGGCGAGCATCGTGGGCGTCGCGCAGGGAATGGCGATCGGGGGATGGAAGCCGGTCGTCGAGATCCAGTTCGGCGACTACTCCTTCCCCGCCTTCATGCAGATGCGAAACGAGATCCCCACCCTCCGCTGGCGCAGCCAGGGCGCGTGGACCTGTCCGCTTGTCGTCAGGGTCCCGGTGGGGGGCTACATCCGAGGGGGTCCATTCCACAGCCAGTGCGTCGAGGCCCTCTATGCCCACTCCCCCGGTTGGCGCGTCCTCTATCCGTCCAACGCGGCCGACGCCAAGGGGCTCATCAAGAGCGCCTGCAGGGCCGATGATCCCGTCCTCTTCCTCGAGCACAAGGGGCTCTACCGTCAGGTCTACTCGAAGTCTCCGGAGCCCGGGCCCGATCACCTGATCCCGTTCGGGAAGGCGCGCGTCGCCCGCCCAGGCACGGACGTGACCGTAATCGCATGGGGAAGCGCCGTGCAACGGAGCATCCAGGCCTCGGGGGAGGCTGAGAAGGAAGGAGTATCGGTCGAGGTGATCGACCTGCGATGCATCATCCCGTACGATCGCGAGACGATTAGCGAGAGCGTCACGAAGACGGGACGGGCGATCATCGCGCACGAGGCGATCCTCACCGGAGGATTCGGAGGCGAGATCGCGGCGTTCATCGCCGACGCCTGCTTCGCGAGCCTCGATGGACCGGTGAAGCGGGTCGCCGCAAGGGACAGCTTCTGTCCCTTCGCCCCGACGCTCGAGGCGGCCGTGCTTCCCAACCAGGAGCGGATCCTCGAGGCGATCCGAGAAGTGGCCGGATTCTAG